A single genomic interval of Hyphomicrobium methylovorum harbors:
- a CDS encoding LysR family transcriptional regulator, which translates to MFLKQFQYLIAVAEEGHFGRAAERCNVTQPSLSTGIKLLELEIGAPIFLRGRGQRFRGLTPEGEKVAHWARSVVSNCEAMRDEIASMSNNLQGRLRIGAMPSMSPVLPSLLRHVRERHPGIIIDVQFIGNDDMRLGLNEFSLDVAFTYLEASDMGRRNTLPIYSEKLSLLVPDTDDYRGRTSITWEEAAQLPLAMLRPRLRERVFVDKMFQKVGCKPVPKIESESILHLMFQVQYTELCTIIPSHFTKMPGLHAGVRALDLVEPVASQDVAIFWAEGETTMPMAKALIKIVRQMNKTGELAAHLSDDTDTTVMKGPGRDRVDVPIPANAVERETVGAEVHVPAKRARPPASRGKALSTRAKAIMSEA; encoded by the coding sequence ATGTTCTTGAAGCAATTTCAGTATCTGATTGCGGTTGCCGAGGAGGGGCATTTCGGACGCGCGGCTGAGAGATGCAACGTTACGCAACCGAGTCTTTCGACCGGCATTAAGCTTCTCGAACTTGAGATTGGCGCTCCGATCTTCCTGCGGGGCCGGGGACAGAGGTTTCGCGGACTGACGCCGGAAGGCGAGAAGGTTGCCCATTGGGCGCGCAGCGTGGTCTCCAACTGTGAGGCGATGCGCGATGAAATCGCTTCGATGTCAAACAATCTTCAGGGTCGCCTCCGTATTGGCGCGATGCCCTCCATGTCGCCTGTTCTGCCTTCTCTTCTTCGTCACGTGAGAGAACGGCACCCAGGCATCATCATCGACGTGCAGTTTATCGGTAACGATGACATGCGGCTGGGGCTGAATGAATTCTCTCTGGACGTTGCGTTCACATATCTCGAAGCGTCCGACATGGGACGGCGGAATACGCTCCCCATCTACAGTGAGAAACTGAGCCTGCTTGTGCCGGACACCGACGACTATCGCGGGCGCACTTCGATTACTTGGGAAGAGGCTGCGCAGCTCCCGCTCGCAATGCTTCGGCCCCGGCTGCGCGAGCGCGTCTTCGTCGATAAGATGTTTCAGAAGGTCGGATGCAAGCCGGTTCCCAAGATCGAATCCGAATCCATTCTGCATCTGATGTTCCAGGTACAGTACACGGAGCTATGCACGATCATCCCGTCGCATTTCACCAAGATGCCGGGATTGCACGCCGGAGTTCGCGCTCTTGATCTTGTCGAACCTGTTGCGAGTCAGGACGTTGCAATTTTCTGGGCAGAGGGCGAGACGACGATGCCGATGGCGAAAGCACTCATCAAAATCGTCCGCCAGATGAACAAGACCGGTGAGCTTGCAGCGCATCTCTCGGATGACACCGACACGACCGTCATGAAAGGACCGGGGCGAGATCGTGTAGATGTGCCTATTCCGGCGAACGCCGTCGAACGTGAGACTGTCGGTGCTGAAGTTCATGTGCCAGCGAAGCGAGCAAGACCGCCCGCGTCTCGTGGCAAGGCACTATCGACCCGTGCCAAAGCGATTATGAGTGAAGCCTAA
- a CDS encoding MFS transporter: MLGPLATEESRPGKAIVQAQSAGPPGDGLSVENSQTPSGETIPFKQAFLVSIAAGLGYGFDSYAVNIFGMLSPVMMKELDISVTAIGVIGSLFLVGYTIGTIFFGYLADRVGRQKSLKFSIALYGTTTVLGGMVSNLYAITGLRFLTGVGGAGELAVGAPYTAEMWPPKYRALGTGGIMFSLYSLGYIVAAIAALAIVPVYGWRWAFIFAAVPAALVYWLRSSVEDSPRFREAQVEMERLVAEQGIARPKENIWKIPGAKKRIVIGWLLYTANACGYWGITFFLTTFMIQKFNVTLSESIFYAMLFYMAQFFLSFVGTGLSDLIGRRPAGILGALIMIVCTIMATTAETLDVFLIYGAVMIGMLGWLWGVGDTYLSEFFRTSLRGTGFGIMVGGGRAVSILAPLLVGWGIHEFGPTAPFLATAALWVLTIIGYYIGPETAGKELEEVQL; this comes from the coding sequence ATGCTGGGACCACTAGCGACTGAAGAGTCGCGGCCTGGAAAAGCGATTGTCCAAGCGCAGAGTGCAGGACCGCCGGGGGACGGCCTGAGTGTGGAGAATTCTCAGACACCATCCGGCGAAACGATTCCGTTCAAGCAGGCTTTTCTTGTCTCGATTGCTGCGGGGTTAGGATACGGCTTCGATTCATACGCCGTGAATATCTTCGGAATGTTGAGCCCTGTGATGATGAAGGAGCTCGACATCAGCGTGACCGCGATCGGCGTCATCGGATCGCTTTTCCTCGTTGGGTACACAATCGGCACAATCTTTTTCGGATATCTTGCCGATCGGGTGGGACGGCAGAAGTCTCTCAAATTTTCTATCGCGCTCTACGGAACGACGACTGTTCTAGGCGGGATGGTCAGCAATTTGTACGCGATCACGGGACTTCGATTTCTTACCGGCGTTGGTGGTGCCGGTGAGTTGGCCGTTGGGGCGCCATATACCGCCGAGATGTGGCCGCCGAAATATCGCGCCCTGGGTACCGGCGGCATCATGTTTTCTCTCTATTCGCTGGGCTACATCGTGGCGGCGATAGCCGCGCTGGCGATCGTTCCGGTTTACGGTTGGAGGTGGGCGTTTATCTTCGCTGCTGTTCCCGCTGCCCTCGTTTACTGGCTGCGCAGCTCAGTTGAGGATTCTCCCCGCTTTCGCGAAGCTCAGGTCGAAATGGAACGGCTCGTTGCCGAGCAGGGAATTGCTCGTCCGAAGGAGAACATCTGGAAAATCCCGGGGGCGAAAAAGCGGATCGTGATCGGCTGGCTTCTCTATACCGCGAACGCATGCGGATATTGGGGCATCACCTTCTTCCTGACCACGTTCATGATTCAGAAATTCAATGTCACGCTGTCGGAATCGATCTTTTACGCCATGCTGTTTTACATGGCGCAGTTCTTCCTTTCCTTCGTTGGGACCGGTCTTTCGGATCTCATCGGGCGGCGGCCAGCGGGAATTCTGGGTGCGCTGATTATGATTGTCTGCACGATCATGGCGACCACGGCGGAAACTCTCGACGTGTTCCTCATTTACGGGGCTGTGATGATCGGTATGCTCGGATGGCTGTGGGGTGTGGGCGATACCTACCTCAGTGAGTTCTTCCGGACATCGCTTCGCGGAACTGGATTTGGCATCATGGTTGGTGGCGGCAGGGCCGTATCGATCTTGGCTCCCTTGCTTGTCGGCTGGGGCATTCACGAGTTTGGCCCAACCGCGCCGTTCCTCGCGACTGCCGCCTTATGGGTGTTGACGATCATCGGCTACTACATTGGGCCGGAAACCGCAGGTAAAGAACTCGAGGAAGTTCAGCTTTAA
- a CDS encoding PQQ-dependent catabolism-associated beta-propeller protein: protein MLKCLTRASAATLLLCAAAPAFADKIFVSNERDNTVTVVDSETLKIIKTIPTGKRPRGLALTPDYKELIVCIGDDNRLDVIDTEKLEVVKSFAASGPDPELLAINHKGDRIYVANEDDSLVTVMDRSSGQAITEISVGVEPEGMAVSPDDTLVVNTSEQTSMAHFIDAKTNKVLANILVDTRPREATFSKDGSEVWVSAEVGGTVAVIDTKTYETKKKLTFDVPGVRPELMQPIGIRFTLDGKTAFVALGPSNRVAVVDAATHEVKSYILVGQRPWHLEIKPDGTKMYVANGMTNDLSVIDIATQKAEKSVPVGRLPWGVAVKPN from the coding sequence ATGCTCAAATGTTTGACGCGCGCGAGTGCCGCCACGCTCCTGTTATGCGCCGCGGCGCCAGCCTTCGCCGACAAAATTTTTGTGTCCAATGAACGCGACAACACAGTGACCGTTGTCGATAGCGAGACGCTGAAGATCATCAAGACGATTCCCACGGGCAAGCGACCGCGCGGTCTCGCACTTACGCCCGACTACAAGGAACTGATTGTCTGCATTGGAGATGACAACCGTCTCGACGTCATCGACACAGAGAAACTAGAGGTCGTCAAATCATTCGCCGCATCAGGTCCTGACCCAGAGTTGCTGGCAATCAACCACAAAGGCGATCGCATCTACGTCGCGAACGAAGACGATAGTCTGGTAACGGTGATGGATAGATCGTCGGGGCAGGCGATCACCGAGATATCGGTCGGCGTGGAGCCGGAGGGAATGGCGGTTTCGCCAGACGATACGCTCGTCGTCAATACGTCGGAACAGACGAGCATGGCGCACTTCATCGACGCAAAGACGAACAAGGTTTTGGCGAATATTCTCGTCGATACCCGCCCGCGCGAGGCCACCTTCAGCAAGGACGGAAGCGAAGTATGGGTCTCGGCCGAGGTCGGCGGCACGGTCGCAGTCATCGACACCAAGACGTATGAAACAAAGAAGAAGTTGACGTTCGATGTTCCCGGCGTGCGTCCCGAGCTTATGCAACCGATCGGTATTCGCTTCACGCTGGACGGAAAGACGGCATTCGTCGCATTAGGCCCGTCAAACCGTGTGGCCGTGGTCGACGCCGCGACGCACGAGGTCAAGAGCTACATCTTGGTTGGTCAGCGACCCTGGCATCTTGAGATAAAGCCGGACGGTACGAAGATGTACGTCGCCAACGGCATGACGAATGATCTTTCCGTCATCGATATCGCGACGCAGAAGGCGGAAAAGTCTGTTCCCGTCGGTCGCCTGCCTTGGGGCGTCGCCGTCAAACCCAACTAG
- a CDS encoding ABC transporter substrate-binding protein encodes MRMRRLAWLLSIAVISAASAEPAPSPSTLNVEIGYLGYEYPEPLPISLVEPLVSDQGTQGARLGISDNSATGKFLGQSYRLTEKITPQDGDVVADAKALLQTTRLIVADLEPEALLRITDLPEARDAIIINARASDDDLRGKNCRHNLFHVAPSWAMRADALAQYMAWKRWTRWFLLRGNTKDDIAYADAMKQAAAKFGSKIVEERTITFDPGNRNSETGHQQIQTQIPMRTQSPPQHDIVFVADTPDTFGDYLMWRTSVPKPVAGTQGLTAVAWSPVYEEYGGVQLQTRFRAKAKRAMTERDYMAWLAVRVFGEAATRSQKTDVAGWRAYIMSKPFQVAGFKGQGLSFRSWDRQLRQPIILSGPRSLVSVSPQEGFLHPKFLTDTLGVDAPESACKIPG; translated from the coding sequence ATGCGCATGCGGCGTCTCGCCTGGCTGTTGTCGATTGCTGTGATCTCTGCGGCCAGTGCGGAACCGGCGCCGTCACCAAGCACTCTCAACGTCGAAATCGGTTACCTCGGCTATGAATATCCCGAGCCATTACCGATCTCGCTCGTCGAGCCGCTAGTATCTGATCAAGGTACTCAAGGCGCCCGGCTCGGCATAAGCGACAACAGCGCGACCGGGAAATTCCTCGGGCAGTCCTATCGCCTGACGGAGAAAATCACGCCGCAAGACGGAGACGTTGTGGCGGATGCAAAAGCTCTTCTTCAAACGACGCGCCTGATCGTTGCAGACCTGGAGCCGGAAGCGCTCCTCCGCATCACAGATCTGCCCGAAGCCCGAGACGCTATCATCATCAACGCGCGCGCCAGCGATGACGATTTGCGTGGAAAAAATTGTCGGCACAACCTTTTCCATGTCGCGCCGAGCTGGGCCATGCGCGCCGACGCGCTTGCTCAGTACATGGCCTGGAAGCGTTGGACGCGATGGTTTCTTCTGCGCGGCAATACGAAGGACGACATCGCGTATGCCGATGCCATGAAGCAAGCCGCGGCCAAGTTCGGCAGCAAGATCGTCGAAGAGAGAACGATCACCTTCGATCCCGGCAATCGAAACTCCGAGACGGGGCATCAGCAAATTCAAACACAGATCCCGATGCGAACGCAGTCGCCACCACAGCATGACATCGTCTTCGTCGCCGACACGCCGGACACCTTCGGCGACTATCTGATGTGGCGGACATCTGTCCCCAAGCCGGTCGCAGGCACGCAAGGCCTCACGGCAGTTGCGTGGTCTCCGGTCTATGAAGAATACGGCGGCGTACAATTGCAAACGCGATTTCGCGCCAAGGCAAAACGCGCGATGACCGAACGCGATTACATGGCGTGGCTGGCGGTGCGCGTGTTCGGCGAAGCGGCGACCCGCTCGCAGAAAACAGATGTCGCGGGTTGGCGCGCGTACATCATGTCGAAGCCATTTCAGGTGGCCGGTTTCAAAGGGCAGGGATTGTCATTCCGCTCCTGGGATCGGCAGCTCCGTCAGCCGATCATTCTTTCGGGCCCCCGATCCCTCGTTTCGGTGTCGCCGCAGGAAGGGTTTCTCCATCCGAAGTTTTTGACGGACACGCTCGGCGTCGATGCGCCGGAGTCCGCGTGCAAGATACCAGGTTGA
- a CDS encoding YeiH family protein gives MEGSISARAQHGARAAEYRNVVAGVALAASVSIVAVLLAPHMPKALPLPAMVIALVLAISLHSLSRNELFKPGLTFCAKPLLRWAVALLGMRVAFGDIIDLGVPVALMVVVSMAATIVTGLVLAKALGQNVFFGMLVGSATAVCGASAALATSTVLPNYQNRDADVAFVVVGVNLLATLAMLFYPPLCMILGFDDKTTGIMLGATIHDVAQVVGSGYAVSDTAGNAAAIVKLFRVFLLLPVVLILGFYVSRLGSARSEARVAMPTFAIVFLVLCIVNSICSSIPAIAGGYQVIKSATVELSTWGLLLAISAIGLNTSIKAMADLGWRHIVNLLGTTLVILTVMTLGLAYIH, from the coding sequence ATGGAAGGTTCTATCTCGGCTCGTGCACAACATGGTGCGCGTGCTGCGGAGTATCGGAATGTCGTAGCGGGCGTTGCGCTCGCAGCATCGGTATCTATCGTCGCTGTATTGCTTGCGCCACATATGCCAAAGGCGTTGCCACTACCGGCAATGGTGATTGCGCTCGTTCTTGCTATCAGTCTGCACAGCCTTTCTCGTAACGAGTTGTTCAAGCCGGGCCTGACGTTTTGCGCCAAGCCGCTGTTGAGATGGGCCGTCGCTCTACTTGGAATGAGAGTCGCCTTCGGTGACATCATCGATCTTGGCGTGCCGGTGGCTCTGATGGTCGTTGTCTCGATGGCGGCCACCATCGTCACCGGGCTCGTGCTGGCGAAGGCTCTCGGGCAGAATGTCTTCTTCGGGATGCTGGTTGGATCAGCGACGGCCGTCTGCGGCGCGTCTGCCGCGCTGGCGACTTCGACCGTTCTTCCGAATTATCAAAACCGCGATGCCGACGTTGCTTTTGTCGTCGTCGGCGTCAATCTTCTCGCTACGTTGGCGATGCTCTTCTATCCGCCGCTGTGCATGATTCTGGGATTTGACGACAAAACCACTGGCATCATGCTCGGGGCAACCATTCACGACGTCGCTCAGGTGGTGGGCTCCGGTTACGCGGTTTCCGATACGGCCGGCAATGCCGCAGCGATCGTGAAACTGTTTCGAGTATTTTTGCTCCTGCCCGTCGTGCTGATCCTTGGATTCTATGTCAGCCGCCTCGGTAGTGCGCGCAGCGAAGCGCGGGTGGCGATGCCGACTTTCGCCATAGTCTTTCTCGTCCTGTGCATCGTGAACAGTATCTGCTCCTCGATACCTGCGATTGCGGGTGGCTATCAGGTCATCAAATCAGCGACGGTGGAGCTCAGCACATGGGGACTTCTGCTCGCCATCTCTGCCATCGGTCTCAATACGTCGATCAAAGCCATGGCGGACTTGGGTTGGCGTCACATCGTCAATCTTCTAGGTACGACGCTTGTGATTTTGACCGTGATGACCTTGGGTCTGGCTTACATTCACTGA